In Gemmatimonadota bacterium, a single genomic region encodes these proteins:
- a CDS encoding co-chaperone GroES → MSELIIVGDRVLVEQHDGEQLTHSGLYLPATVTEKEKVGTGKVVRVGPGHLMPNPDYNEGDPVTRPAESVRYLPLQAQPGDFAFYLRKESIEINYQEKTYIIVPHNAILALVRSDGNVLQDLEDLLGEE, encoded by the coding sequence ATGAGCGAATTAATCATTGTGGGTGACCGGGTGCTCGTCGAGCAGCATGACGGCGAACAGCTTACCCACTCGGGACTGTACCTGCCGGCCACGGTGACCGAGAAGGAGAAGGTGGGGACCGGAAAGGTCGTCCGCGTGGGACCGGGGCACCTGATGCCCAATCCCGACTACAATGAGGGCGATCCGGTCACGAGACCCGCCGAATCGGTGCGCTATCTGCCGCTTCAGGCCCAGCCGGGCGACTTCGCCTTCTACCTGCGCAAGGAGTCCATCGAGATCAACTACCAGGAGAAAACCTATATCATCGTCCCGCACAACGCCATCCTGGCGCTGGTGCGATCCGACGGCAACGTGCTGCAGGACCTCGAGGACCTGCTCGGCGAAGAGTAG